Proteins encoded by one window of Ascochyta rabiei chromosome 1, complete sequence:
- a CDS encoding Glutamate 5-kinase, whose product MVQASFLFLLTDVDSLYATNPKHDPHAESIAFVTSVSSLRKNIDSDLGAGTPNGTGGMETKLRAAEIASAAGFFTVIASSAKPGIVTEILEYYKTQRLLSGGTEFKSLPDDSSESEDDARPPHTIFLPNTNAQFAPPFAVGEALTPSSL is encoded by the exons ATGGTTCAGGCATCTTTCCTATTCCTACTCACCGACGTGGACTCGCTGTATGCAACTAACCCTAAGCATGATCCTCATGCTGAAAGCATTGCTTTTGTCACTTCTGTAAGCTCGTTGAGAAAGAACA TCGATTCCGATCTCGGTGCCGGCACACCAAACGGAACTGGTGGAATGGAAACTAAGCTGCGTGCAGCAGAGATTGCATCGGCGGCTGGGTTCTTCACCGTCATTGCCTCTTCGGCGAAACCAGGAATTGTTACGGAGATACTTGAGTACTACAAAACCCAGCGCTTGCTGTCGGGGGGGACCGAATTCAAATCCCTCCCGGATGACTCCAGTGAGAGTGAAGATGATGCGCGTCCACCGCATACTATCTTTCTGCCGAATACCAATGCCCAGTTTGCTCCTCCTTTCGCAGTGGGTGAGGCTCTGACGCCATCATCTTTATGA